The region tatggtttaatacattaattgcatgcaaaaacataagtgtgctttacatatatatatagataatctTATAAACAGCAAAATCGCAATTGTGATTATGGGAGCATTTGGGTATACAATTTAATTAAGCTTTTATCTTATTTgaaaaacttattgaaataaatcgAAAATATGTTGTAAGCAAAGCATAAGTTATTATCCATAATTTGATATGAACAACTTATGAAAAATAAACTCAAGAGAGTTTATAAATATGTTATAAAATATTTACATAAATTCTCTCAAACACTTGTATAATCACTTACCGTATTATGTAAACTCACATAATCTCTTTCAAACGCGCCTATATTACCAATATTTGTTCATAATCTTACAGAATATCAATCATGATATAATCAAGATGGCTACATTAACTTAAAATCTTGGTTTCTAACTTCTACCTATACATGACTAAAGACAAATTCCTCTCTcactgtttttgttttcttttggtttgttttgtccaaaaaacaaaaaacaaagatCAATAAAAGTTAAACCCATGATTGCTTATCTTCATCTAAACCAGCTAATGATAAATAATCTTCCTTGATTTCAGCTTTGGGTGCCTTCTCCACATCAACTTCTTTGCTGTCATCAACAACATCACTTGCTTCCCCTGTTCCTGTTAGCTCCTTGGCTCTCTGAGCCTCACCATCCCAATCCATTTGACTCAGAACCACCAACATGGTCACAGCACAAGAACCCTGAGCTGCCAGTAACCCAAGCCACAAACCTTGGAAATCAAACCCAGAAAAGAAAGCTAGCCAAATTGCCACAGGCATTCCCACTAGGTAGAAACAACCCAAGTTGATGTTTGCACCAATTTTAGGCCTTGCTGTTCCTCTTAGCACCCCACACCCTGTTGTTTGTGGGCAATTTCCAAGCTCACAGAGTCCTATTAATGGCAAAACCATTGATGTCAGGGCTATGATCTCTTTGTCCTGTGTGAACATGCTGGCCCAAATGTTTCTCACCATTACAGAAAAAGCCAAAGCTGAGAAACCTAGCATGAAGCTGCAAGAGAGGCCCACAATGGCAGAAAGCTTCGCTTGTTTTGGATTCTGAGCACCTAGTTTGTTGCCAACTCTGGTTGAAACACTGAAGCTTAATGATGATGGGAAAATGTAGAGCAGAGAAGTGGTTTGGATCAAAATTCCCATGGAAGCCACGGTTGCTCTTGGATTCAACAGCAACCCGCATAGCAAAATCATGATCTCATACCACCACCATTCTAGGCACACTGAAATGCAGCTTGGAATGGCCAAATTGAGAAGCGATTTCCACTTTGTGAAACACTCAGTAGAGAAACCTCCCCATGTTTTCTTGTGTGTGCCAGAGAAGATTATATATAGAATCAGAGAAGCTACAAGGTTGAAATTCGTCCACAGAGAACCCAAAGCTACCCCTTTGATTCCCAGATTGAGGTGGAAAACAAGAAAGTAATTGATTGGTATGTGAAGAAAAATAGCTAAAGTAGCACAAAGGGTGAGAGGCAGAGTAATGGATTGACTTCGAAGGTAAATTCGTAGAGGGTGCAAAAGCGATTGTGCTAAGAGATCAGGAATGGAATAGAGAAGAAATGATTGAGCTTGTGTGGCTATGGCTTCATCCTGGCCACAGAGGAGAAGGATTTGCTTGATGTAAAGCCAAAGCAGAGAAATGGGAACAGAGGtgcagaggagaagaagaatggTTCTCTGTAAACAGAGTCCTAACAGAGTGAATTTTCTGGCACCATAGGCTTGTCCACAAATGGGTTCCATTCCGGCCGCGAGGCCGGAGAGGATTGAGTGGCCGGTAATGTTGGCGAAACCAACCGCCAGCGAGCCGCCAGCTAAGGCGAGCTCGCCGAGGTGGCCGAGGAAGAGCATGGAGATCATGGAACGGCAATAGAGCAATAGGCCTGTGAGGATCATAGGGAAAGCAATTTTGGCTATGGAAATGGCTTCTCTGAAAGCACTTttgagcatgtttggatcatctTCTTGCTTGGATGATTTTTGGATCAATGGATTGGCCAATCCTGGATTTGAGTTGCATTTGCAGGGGAATTGAGAAGTTATCAAACACATAGTTGCTCTGTTTTGGTTCTGTTTCAACAAAACAGAGTGTATGGAAGAGTTGAAAGTTGAAAACAGAGagttgagagagaaagagagagatttgAGGAGTGAGAGAAGGGTAGGGGGATTAAAAATGGTTGTGTGGTGGGTTTTATAGGATTTGAATCAGTATTGTGTGAAGGGTGAAGGCACCCTTTTGAAGGGGCTAAAAGGTTCAGAATCAACCGGCCGAAAATTTATAAAATCACATGTCTTTCATTCATTGATATTGATATTCTTATTctgaattttaattaaaaactgatacatctttaattttcttttcccTCTTTCAATTAATAATATCTTTTCTTTTACTAAAGTGCTGTTTTTAAATTGAAATGACATAAAAGAATAACTTTGTGAGGAAGGGCCATATCCTTTAAGAGTAAGAATTTGAGGTTAGTTTTTGTGTTCTTGGATGTTAAAAATCAAGTCCAATCAAAGACATATGCTTAAAGACATTGAGAGATGACGA is a window of Lotus japonicus ecotype B-129 chromosome 5, LjGifu_v1.2 DNA encoding:
- the LOC130721049 gene encoding protein DETOXIFICATION 49; protein product: MCLITSQFPCKCNSNPGLANPLIQKSSKQEDDPNMLKSAFREAISIAKIAFPMILTGLLLYCRSMISMLFLGHLGELALAGGSLAVGFANITGHSILSGLAAGMEPICGQAYGARKFTLLGLCLQRTILLLLCTSVPISLLWLYIKQILLLCGQDEAIATQAQSFLLYSIPDLLAQSLLHPLRIYLRSQSITLPLTLCATLAIFLHIPINYFLVFHLNLGIKGVALGSLWTNFNLVASLILYIIFSGTHKKTWGGFSTECFTKWKSLLNLAIPSCISVCLEWWWYEIMILLCGLLLNPRATVASMGILIQTTSLLYIFPSSLSFSVSTRVGNKLGAQNPKQAKLSAIVGLSCSFMLGFSALAFSVMVRNIWASMFTQDKEIIALTSMVLPLIGLCELGNCPQTTGCGVLRGTARPKIGANINLGCFYLVGMPVAIWLAFFSGFDFQGLWLGLLAAQGSCAVTMLVVLSQMDWDGEAQRAKELTGTGEASDVVDDSKEVDVEKAPKAEIKEDYLSLAGLDEDKQSWV